One stretch of Brevibacillus laterosporus DNA includes these proteins:
- a CDS encoding NADH-quinone oxidoreductase subunit D produces the protein MTTSIRTEEMILNVGPQHPSTHGVFRLIVKIDGETIKETIPVMGYLHRGTEKLAENLTYTQIIPYTDRLDYLSSMTNNYVLCHAVETMMGLEIPEKAEYLRVIVMELNRVASHLVWWGTYLLDIGAMGPFLYAFRDRETIINLFNEISGARLTYNYMRIGGVKWDAPPGWIDKAKEFVQYLKKELANYHLLVSGNEIFISRITGIGTYDRQAALDYSLSGVMLRCTGENWDIRKNEPYSIYDRFEFDVPVSTDGDCMARYHLRLQEIEQSLRILEQALDQFPAEGEIIGKVPRVIRPPAGEAYVRIEAPRGELGVYIASQGKDKPWRMKLRRPSFVNLQILPSLLEGVNMSNMVAILGSIDIVVGEVDA, from the coding sequence ATGACGACTAGTATTCGCACAGAAGAAATGATCCTGAATGTTGGGCCTCAGCATCCAAGTACCCATGGAGTGTTTCGTTTAATTGTAAAGATTGATGGAGAAACCATTAAAGAAACCATTCCTGTAATGGGCTACTTGCATCGAGGCACAGAAAAGCTAGCTGAGAATCTCACCTATACCCAAATCATTCCCTATACAGATCGGCTGGATTACCTCTCTTCCATGACCAATAATTATGTTTTATGTCATGCTGTTGAAACGATGATGGGATTAGAAATCCCTGAAAAGGCTGAGTATTTACGTGTAATTGTCATGGAGCTAAATCGTGTTGCTAGCCATTTGGTTTGGTGGGGGACTTATCTTTTGGACATCGGAGCAATGGGACCCTTCCTGTATGCATTCCGTGATCGTGAAACAATTATTAATTTGTTCAACGAGATTTCGGGAGCGCGTTTAACGTACAATTATATGAGAATTGGTGGAGTAAAATGGGATGCTCCTCCTGGATGGATTGATAAAGCAAAAGAATTTGTTCAATATCTAAAAAAGGAATTAGCTAATTACCACCTTCTTGTGAGTGGTAATGAGATTTTTATCAGTCGCATAACTGGCATTGGTACTTATGATCGCCAAGCGGCTCTTGATTACTCTTTGTCAGGTGTTATGCTACGCTGCACGGGGGAGAATTGGGATATCCGTAAGAACGAACCGTATTCAATCTATGATCGGTTTGAATTTGATGTCCCTGTGTCCACTGATGGAGATTGCATGGCCCGCTATCACTTGCGTCTCCAAGAAATTGAGCAATCGCTACGCATTTTAGAACAAGCGTTAGATCAATTTCCAGCAGAAGGAGAGATTATCGGAAAAGTACCTAGAGTGATTCGACCACCAGCAGGAGAAGCGTACGTGCGTATTGAAGCTCCGCGTGGTGAGCTGGGTGTGTATATTGCTAGTCAGGGCAAGGATAAACCATGGCGAATGAAGTTACGAAGACCGTCTTTTGTAAACTTGCAGATATTACCTTCCTTATTGGAGGGTGTCAATATGTCGAACATGGTGGCTATCTTGGGGAGCATTGATATTGTGGTAGGGGAGGTAGATGCATAA
- a CDS encoding NADH-quinone oxidoreductase subunit C — protein sequence MSEEKRKPTPEEKAAAAAKAKAAAAAKAKAAAAAKAKGIEKSTATEVSAELAVQEKSTESSEEVTAGPTTETDTDAKAKAAEKAKAVAAVKAKAAAAAAAKAKANEETVAVEVTSSKNQPYLDRFVQIITERFGKESIEESYINALSKEVPTMTIKNQLWHDVAVFLKQDPSLQFDYLSNLHGVDYEDRMEVYYHLYSYAHHQSLAIKVKTTREASSVASVGDVWRGADWNERETYDLLGIQFLGHPNLVRIMMPDEWVGHPLRKDYEPFDEGV from the coding sequence GTGAGTGAAGAAAAAAGAAAGCCTACTCCTGAAGAAAAAGCAGCCGCGGCTGCAAAAGCAAAAGCAGCTGCAGCAGCAAAAGCGAAGGCCGCAGCGGCGGCTAAAGCCAAAGGGATAGAAAAGAGCACTGCCACTGAAGTAAGTGCAGAGCTCGCAGTCCAAGAAAAAAGTACAGAATCGAGTGAAGAAGTGACCGCAGGACCAACCACAGAAACTGACACAGATGCCAAGGCTAAAGCAGCCGAAAAAGCGAAGGCAGTAGCAGCAGTAAAAGCAAAGGCAGCAGCTGCAGCAGCGGCAAAGGCGAAAGCAAACGAAGAAACTGTAGCAGTAGAAGTAACCTCCTCAAAGAATCAACCCTACCTAGATCGTTTTGTCCAGATCATAACAGAAAGATTTGGCAAAGAGAGCATCGAAGAATCCTACATTAATGCATTGTCAAAAGAAGTTCCCACCATGACGATAAAAAATCAGCTTTGGCATGACGTAGCAGTCTTTTTAAAGCAAGACCCTAGTTTACAATTTGACTACCTTTCCAACCTGCATGGAGTCGATTATGAGGATCGAATGGAAGTCTACTATCATTTGTACTCGTATGCGCATCATCAAAGCTTGGCGATTAAGGTAAAAACTACGCGCGAAGCATCATCTGTGGCTTCTGTTGGCGATGTGTGGCGAGGAGCTGACTGGAATGAGCGAGAAACATACGACCTGTTAGGCATACAATTTTTAGGGCACCCCAATCTGGTAAGAATTATGATGCCAGATGAGTGGGTTGGACATCCGTTACGTAAAGATTATGAGCCTTTTGATGAGGGGGTATAA
- a CDS encoding NADH-quinone oxidoreductase subunit B, whose amino-acid sequence MELDFKSIEPDLQDELNRNVLFTSLETLKGWIRSNSLWPLTFGLACCGIEMMGTGGAHYDLDRFGVIFRPSPRQSDVMIVAGTVTKKMAPLLRRLYDQMPEPKWVIAMGSCATAGGPYIKSYSVVKGVDQICPVDVYIPGCPPSPVALIYGINKLQEKIRYEAKTGKRVDQQ is encoded by the coding sequence ATGGAACTAGATTTTAAAAGCATCGAACCAGATTTGCAGGATGAGTTAAATCGGAATGTTCTGTTTACTAGCTTGGAGACGTTAAAGGGATGGATAAGAAGTAACTCGCTATGGCCGCTTACATTTGGGTTAGCTTGTTGCGGGATTGAAATGATGGGAACAGGCGGTGCGCATTATGACCTAGACCGATTTGGAGTCATTTTTCGCCCATCTCCAAGACAGTCAGATGTGATGATTGTTGCGGGAACAGTAACCAAAAAAATGGCACCATTATTGAGAAGATTGTATGATCAAATGCCTGAACCTAAATGGGTCATTGCCATGGGTTCCTGTGCTACGGCGGGTGGTCCCTATATTAAATCGTATAGTGTGGTAAAGGGTGTTGATCAAATCTGCCCTGTGGATGTTTATATTCCAGGTTGCCCGCCAAGTCCAGTTGCGCTTATCTATGGTATCAATAAATTACAGGAAAAAATCCGCTATGAAGCAAAGACCGGAAAGCGGGTGGATCAGCAGTGA
- a CDS encoding NADH-quinone oxidoreductase subunit A: protein MDAVYANNYVIVAIFLLLGVLLPVATVSIIGPLLRPNKPNAEKQTTYESGNIPIGDSWVRFNVKYYIFALLFVIFDVETLFLYPWAVAFNELGLFALVEMCIFIVLLIIGLLYAWRKKVLEWN, encoded by the coding sequence ATGGATGCTGTTTATGCAAACAATTACGTCATTGTTGCCATCTTTCTGCTTCTTGGTGTTCTGCTTCCAGTTGCCACGGTAAGTATCATTGGGCCTTTATTACGTCCCAATAAACCGAATGCTGAAAAGCAAACGACATACGAGAGCGGAAATATCCCGATTGGAGACAGTTGGGTTCGTTTTAACGTAAAGTATTATATCTTTGCTCTTCTGTTCGTTATTTTTGATGTAGAAACATTATTTCTTTATCCATGGGCAGTAGCCTTCAATGAATTAGGGTTATTTGCGCTCGTGGAAATGTGCATTTTCATCGTGCTTCTGATTATTGGTCTTTTGTACGCATGGAGAAAGAAGGTGCTTGAATGGAACTAG
- a CDS encoding peptidase, whose translation MLRKPKKITSIALATSLLLGVVPYNVMAASPKEGLELDALLDVNALTKARVSGETDEDVSTAPAYISPALDTKSSEMITVIVQLKADPVVVTKGKLRSSEKEARTLVSDEQDSFEGLVEDKGLDLDIEKKFEEVFNGMVVTLPANEIPKLAELPNVKAVYNNINYYSQPEVEVVSETDELPPGKYDTNPLKAMNIPEVWKLGYTGKGLKVGVIDTGTDYLHPDLKDAYKGGYDSYDDDDDPYEQKPIPVGEDPEGTGYKGSHHGTHVAGTIVGRASNKSSDVHVRGIAYEADLYSYRVLGRHGGSSAQVIDGIERAVKDGMDVINLSLGSDLEKNSDSPDAIALNNAVLAGVIPVVANGNAANNNPNQYYYTAGSPAGAKLVISVGATTPPVELYTSKATSSFGTNYKFNVASYETGLSDFAKILGTEAYPIVFANLGVVSDFNKVDVKGKVVLVSRGGVAFVDKISNAKRAGAKAIIIYNGNDANGDGIADPDPVGRDDYFNSYLGDQMDAIPTFDMKGKEGRELVKQIQADPSKATITFSSEYPKTEVKGDLMADFSSRGPAMDDEYSIKPDVSAPGVSILSAKPTWQKDFPDANYDHAYQRLNGTSMATPHIAGLVLLLKQAHPDWTPFDVKAAMANTAVEIKDGNGVLYDVYSQGSGRVDGLAALKTPALLQTVEKTTILDKNMNEKLVTNYGTNISFGLISKEMKKPLVRTLQLKNTSDEEVEYEAEVIMHEKVTSVPGKPVTTTDVDNLKVKLSDDDFTVKPGKSVQFNLQVEAKKKLKDGVYEGEVRLKSEDGHPDLHLPFVIHVGDVREENKFGFDSFKLSSSQVNADSLTFSASADLQAKDINLIELQLWGLNDEKLGTMAVEKKTDKQGNLKLLTPGKLSFKNLTGDYVSVKTGKLTTPEEGKYKVRIFGYQYDPANPVKKEEDLKIKYEAWKAISIQGQVDEEGREDIRELVNEATEDFSAKIINVSELNKQVLQLPAETDDITYKVVESSNTDFIDNDGFLVKLPTKKQKKPVYITVHVSSVKAPSIKKVVTVDVLLQPGKGKGKGKGRLPAPIEVEEQVEQQDEQQVEQQVSEPVAQ comes from the coding sequence TTGTTACGAAAACCTAAAAAGATTACTTCAATAGCACTAGCTACTAGCTTGTTGCTAGGAGTCGTCCCGTATAATGTTATGGCGGCAAGTCCAAAGGAAGGTTTGGAATTAGATGCGTTGTTAGACGTGAATGCTTTAACTAAGGCAAGGGTATCTGGAGAAACTGATGAGGATGTTTCTACTGCCCCTGCTTACATATCTCCTGCATTGGATACCAAATCTTCTGAAATGATAACTGTTATTGTCCAGTTAAAGGCTGATCCAGTTGTTGTGACAAAAGGAAAATTGAGAAGCTCAGAAAAGGAAGCACGTACACTAGTATCTGATGAGCAAGATAGCTTTGAAGGGCTTGTCGAAGATAAGGGCCTTGATTTAGATATTGAGAAGAAATTTGAAGAAGTATTTAATGGTATGGTTGTGACCCTGCCTGCTAATGAAATCCCTAAGCTGGCAGAACTTCCTAACGTGAAAGCTGTTTATAACAATATTAACTATTATTCTCAACCAGAAGTAGAGGTTGTATCTGAGACCGATGAATTACCACCCGGAAAGTATGACACCAATCCACTTAAAGCGATGAATATACCTGAAGTATGGAAGCTTGGCTACACTGGTAAGGGTTTAAAGGTGGGTGTTATTGATACAGGTACTGATTATTTGCATCCTGATTTAAAAGATGCTTATAAAGGTGGTTATGACTCCTACGACGATGATGATGACCCGTATGAGCAAAAACCTATTCCTGTAGGAGAAGATCCTGAGGGGACTGGTTATAAAGGTTCTCACCACGGTACCCACGTAGCTGGTACAATTGTAGGTCGTGCTTCCAATAAGTCTTCCGATGTTCACGTTCGTGGAATTGCCTATGAGGCTGATCTTTATTCCTATCGTGTATTGGGACGTCATGGTGGAAGCTCCGCTCAAGTAATTGATGGTATTGAACGTGCTGTTAAAGATGGCATGGATGTCATCAACTTGTCGCTGGGCTCTGATTTGGAAAAAAACTCTGATTCACCTGATGCTATCGCATTAAACAATGCCGTATTGGCTGGGGTTATTCCAGTAGTAGCTAACGGAAATGCTGCTAATAATAATCCAAATCAATATTATTACACAGCTGGATCACCAGCTGGTGCAAAATTAGTTATTTCTGTGGGAGCAACTACACCACCTGTAGAATTGTATACCAGTAAGGCTACTAGCTCTTTCGGTACTAACTATAAGTTTAATGTAGCAAGTTACGAAACAGGTCTATCTGATTTTGCTAAGATATTGGGTACAGAAGCTTACCCTATTGTATTTGCTAACCTTGGAGTAGTTTCAGATTTTAATAAAGTAGATGTAAAAGGCAAAGTGGTTTTAGTTTCACGTGGTGGTGTAGCCTTCGTCGACAAGATTTCTAATGCGAAAAGGGCAGGAGCAAAAGCCATTATTATCTACAATGGCAATGATGCTAATGGAGATGGTATTGCAGATCCAGATCCAGTAGGTCGTGATGATTATTTTAACTCCTACCTTGGAGATCAGATGGATGCAATTCCTACCTTTGACATGAAAGGGAAAGAAGGCCGTGAATTGGTGAAGCAAATTCAAGCTGATCCAAGCAAAGCTACAATAACCTTTAGTAGCGAATATCCTAAAACAGAAGTAAAAGGCGATCTGATGGCTGACTTCAGCTCACGTGGACCAGCTATGGATGATGAGTATTCTATTAAGCCTGATGTATCAGCTCCGGGTGTAAGCATCTTGTCAGCAAAACCAACATGGCAAAAAGATTTCCCAGATGCTAATTATGATCATGCGTACCAACGCTTGAACGGTACAAGTATGGCGACGCCGCATATAGCAGGTCTGGTTCTGTTATTAAAACAGGCTCATCCTGATTGGACTCCATTCGATGTGAAGGCAGCTATGGCTAATACTGCCGTTGAAATTAAAGATGGAAATGGTGTCTTGTACGATGTTTACTCTCAAGGATCTGGTCGTGTAGATGGCTTGGCAGCTTTGAAAACACCAGCTTTGCTACAAACTGTTGAAAAGACCACTATCTTAGATAAAAATATGAACGAAAAACTCGTTACCAACTATGGAACTAATATCAGCTTTGGTTTAATTTCCAAGGAAATGAAAAAACCATTAGTGAGAACACTCCAGCTAAAAAATACTTCTGATGAAGAGGTTGAATACGAAGCAGAAGTCATCATGCATGAGAAAGTAACTTCCGTACCTGGAAAGCCAGTGACAACAACCGATGTAGACAATCTCAAAGTCAAGCTGTCAGACGATGACTTTACTGTAAAACCTGGTAAGTCAGTACAATTTAACTTACAAGTAGAAGCGAAGAAAAAATTAAAAGATGGCGTTTACGAAGGAGAAGTTCGTCTGAAAAGCGAAGATGGACATCCTGACTTGCACCTGCCGTTTGTTATCCATGTAGGTGATGTAAGAGAAGAAAATAAATTTGGCTTTGACAGCTTTAAACTTTCTAGTTCTCAAGTTAATGCAGACTCACTTACTTTCTCTGCATCTGCTGACTTGCAAGCAAAAGATATTAATCTAATTGAATTACAGCTGTGGGGTCTAAATGACGAAAAACTAGGTACAATGGCTGTTGAGAAAAAGACTGATAAACAAGGAAATCTTAAACTGTTAACACCAGGTAAGCTTTCTTTTAAAAACCTAACAGGTGATTATGTAAGTGTGAAAACTGGTAAGCTAACAACGCCAGAAGAAGGCAAGTATAAAGTAAGAATCTTTGGATATCAGTATGATCCAGCTAATCCAGTTAAAAAAGAAGAAGATTTAAAAATTAAATATGAGGCGTGGAAAGCAATCTCCATTCAAGGCCAAGTAGATGAAGAAGGCCGTGAAGATATTAGAGAATTAGTTAACGAAGCAACAGAAGATTTCTCTGCAAAAATTATCAATGTAAGTGAATTGAATAAACAAGTGTTACAGCTACCGGCTGAAACGGATGACATTACTTATAAAGTAGTAGAAAGCTCTAACACCGACTTCATTGACAATGATGGCTTCCTAGTAAAATTACCAACGAAAAAGCAGAAAAAACCAGTTTATATTACGGTTCACGTTTCTTCTGTGAAGGCTCCTTCTATTAAAAAGGTTGTAACTGTAGATGTTTTGTTGCAACCAGGTAAAGGAAAGGGAAAAGGAAAAGGAAGACTTCCTGCTCCAATTGAAGTGGAAGAGCAAGTTGAACAACAAGATGAACAACAAGTCGAACAACAAGTATCTGAACCTGTTGCTCAATAA
- a CDS encoding F0F1 ATP synthase subunit epsilon translates to MSKMIIEIVTPERVVYSGDATMVIARGVEGELGILPNHTPLVTPLKIAPVRIKQEGDKETIIAVSGGFMEVRGQTVTILAEAAEQSDSIDTARAELAKQRAENRLNEKVPDLDVQRAEYALQRAIVRLDAARHK, encoded by the coding sequence ATGAGCAAAATGATAATAGAAATCGTTACTCCTGAACGGGTTGTCTATAGCGGGGATGCCACAATGGTAATTGCACGCGGCGTTGAAGGTGAGTTGGGTATTCTTCCCAACCATACGCCGCTAGTGACTCCGCTAAAAATTGCTCCTGTTCGGATTAAGCAAGAAGGCGACAAAGAGACCATAATCGCAGTTAGCGGCGGCTTCATGGAAGTTCGAGGCCAAACGGTAACGATTTTAGCAGAGGCAGCAGAGCAATCGGACAGCATCGATACAGCTCGTGCTGAATTAGCAAAACAACGTGCCGAAAATCGTCTCAATGAGAAGGTCCCAGATCTTGACGTGCAACGTGCTGAGTATGCCCTACAACGCGCAATCGTACGTTTAGATGCGGCACGCCACAAGTAA
- the atpD gene encoding F0F1 ATP synthase subunit beta, giving the protein MAKGRVVQVMGPVVDIEFDHGHLPAIYNAIKISYKAQSSGERDIDLVCEVALHLGDNLVRTVAMSSTDGLIRGIEAIDSGAPISVPVGEVTLGRVFNVLGEPIDQVELNDVPRRDPIHREAPAYEDQATSTEILETGIKVVDLLAPYVKGGKIGLFGGAGVGKTVLIQELINNIAQEHGGISVFAGVGERTREGNDLYHEMKDSGVIAKTAMVFGQMNEPPGARLRIALTGLTMAEFFRDEEGRDVLLFIDNIFRFTQAGSEVSALLGRMPSAVGYQPTLASEMGSLQERITSTKKGSVTSIQAIYVPADDYTDPAPATTFAHLDATTNLDRGISELGIYPAVDPLASTSRALAPDIVGQEHYDVARGVQTILQRYKELQDIIAILGMDELSDEDKQTVSRARRVQRFLSQPFHVAEQFTGFPGKYVPVKETVRSFKEILDGKHDDLPESAFLFVGTIDEAVEKAKNMK; this is encoded by the coding sequence ATGGCGAAAGGGCGCGTAGTGCAGGTAATGGGACCGGTCGTTGACATTGAGTTCGACCATGGTCATTTGCCTGCTATCTATAATGCGATCAAAATTTCTTATAAAGCACAAAGCTCCGGAGAACGCGACATCGATCTAGTATGTGAAGTTGCGCTTCATTTGGGAGATAACCTAGTTCGTACAGTTGCGATGTCTTCTACAGATGGTTTAATCCGTGGCATCGAAGCAATTGACTCAGGTGCTCCTATTTCAGTACCTGTAGGTGAAGTTACATTGGGTCGTGTATTTAACGTATTAGGCGAACCAATTGACCAAGTAGAATTGAACGATGTACCTCGTCGTGATCCGATTCACCGTGAAGCCCCTGCTTATGAAGACCAAGCGACTTCCACAGAGATCCTGGAAACAGGTATCAAGGTTGTTGACTTGCTAGCTCCATACGTAAAAGGTGGTAAGATTGGTCTATTCGGTGGTGCGGGTGTAGGTAAAACCGTACTAATTCAGGAATTGATCAACAACATCGCACAAGAACACGGCGGTATCTCCGTATTCGCTGGTGTAGGTGAGCGTACTCGTGAAGGTAATGACCTTTACCACGAGATGAAAGATTCCGGAGTTATTGCTAAAACGGCGATGGTATTCGGACAAATGAATGAACCACCAGGCGCACGTCTACGTATCGCTCTGACTGGTCTTACAATGGCAGAGTTCTTCCGTGATGAAGAAGGTCGTGACGTACTTCTGTTCATCGATAATATCTTCCGTTTCACGCAAGCTGGTTCTGAGGTATCCGCCCTACTTGGACGTATGCCATCTGCGGTAGGTTACCAACCAACTCTTGCTTCTGAAATGGGTAGCTTGCAAGAACGTATCACTTCCACGAAAAAAGGTTCTGTTACTTCTATTCAAGCGATTTACGTACCAGCGGATGACTATACTGACCCGGCACCTGCTACAACGTTTGCTCACTTGGATGCAACAACTAACTTGGATCGTGGTATTTCCGAGTTGGGTATCTACCCTGCGGTTGACCCACTAGCTTCTACTTCTCGTGCACTTGCTCCTGATATTGTAGGTCAAGAACACTATGATGTAGCTCGTGGCGTACAGACGATCCTACAACGTTATAAAGAGCTGCAAGACATCATCGCCATCCTAGGTATGGATGAGTTGAGTGATGAGGACAAACAAACGGTATCACGCGCACGTCGTGTACAACGTTTCTTGTCCCAACCTTTCCACGTAGCTGAGCAATTTACTGGATTCCCTGGTAAATATGTACCTGTTAAAGAAACAGTACGCAGCTTCAAAGAAATTCTTGATGGTAAACACGATGATCTGCCAGAATCAGCTTTCCTATTCGTAGGTACGATTGATGAAGCAGTTGAAAAAGCAAAGAACATGAAGTAA
- a CDS encoding F0F1 ATP synthase subunit gamma gives MAQGIREVKRRIKSVKNTRQITKAMKMVSTAKLRRAQDQAQAARPYAQKVQDVVASIASGSTSFKHPMLQTRPVKKTGYIVITSDRGLAGGYNGNIIRKVLQAVNEKHKSKDEYAIFAIGRKGRDFFVKRDYPVIEEVVGMPENPSFSDIKQIAYTAVQLYAEEKIDELYLCFNEFESAISQIPQVNRLLPLQSVESDEQASKADYEYEPSAEEVLAVLLPKYAETLIYSAVLDAKASEHGARMTSMGNATDNASDIIDRLTLFYNRARQAAITQEISEIVAGANSQV, from the coding sequence GTGGCTCAAGGTATTCGTGAAGTAAAACGACGTATAAAAAGCGTTAAAAACACGCGTCAGATCACGAAAGCGATGAAGATGGTGTCTACTGCAAAACTTCGCCGTGCCCAAGACCAAGCGCAAGCGGCTCGCCCGTATGCTCAAAAGGTTCAGGATGTAGTAGCGAGCATTGCATCAGGAAGCACTAGCTTTAAACATCCGATGCTTCAAACCCGTCCGGTGAAGAAGACAGGATATATCGTCATTACTTCTGACCGTGGACTCGCAGGAGGATATAACGGGAATATCATCCGTAAAGTTCTTCAGGCGGTTAACGAAAAGCATAAATCAAAAGATGAGTATGCGATCTTTGCTATCGGACGCAAAGGCCGCGATTTCTTTGTGAAACGTGATTATCCTGTCATTGAAGAGGTAGTTGGAATGCCGGAAAACCCTAGTTTTTCTGACATTAAGCAGATTGCGTACACAGCAGTTCAATTATATGCGGAAGAAAAGATCGATGAACTTTATCTCTGCTTTAACGAATTTGAATCTGCTATCTCGCAAATCCCACAGGTGAATCGCCTGTTGCCACTTCAATCAGTTGAATCTGATGAACAAGCATCTAAGGCTGACTATGAATATGAGCCTTCTGCAGAAGAGGTTCTTGCTGTTCTTTTGCCAAAGTATGCAGAAACGCTAATTTATAGTGCTGTATTGGATGCAAAAGCTTCAGAGCATGGAGCACGTATGACATCGATGGGTAATGCGACTGATAATGCATCCGATATTATCGATCGTTTGACACTCTTCTATAACCGTGCTCGTCAGGCAGCCATCACGCAAGAAATCTCCGAGATTGTTGCGGGTGCAAACTCACAAGTATAA
- a CDS encoding F0F1 ATP synthase subunit alpha produces MSAIRPEEISSLIKERIANYKAEIEIADVGTVITVGDGIARVHGLEKAMAGELLEFQNGVMGMVLNLESDNVGVIILGAFRDIKEGDTVKRTGRVMEVPVGEALLGRVVNPLGQPIDGLGPIATTEFRPIENNAPGVMARKSVHEPLQTGIKAIDSMVPIGRGQRELIIGDRQTGKTSVALDAIINQKGNGMICIYVAIGQKQSTVAGVVETLRKHGALDYTIIVSATASDPAPLLYLAPYAGVTMGEYFMYKGGHVLCIYDDLSKQAAAYRELSLLLRRPPGREAYPGDVFYLHSRLLERAAKLSDELGAGSLTALPFIETQGSDVSAYIPTNVISITDGQIFLETDLFNAGQRPAVNAGISVSRVGGSAQIKAMKKVAGPLRLDLAQYRELAAFAQFGSDLDKATQARLTRGERVVEILKQPAYQPMPVEKQIISIFAATKGFLDEIAVEDVRRFEKELLAFIDSNKPQLFEHIRTTNELPDEKELGAAIEEFKKGFAQSR; encoded by the coding sequence GTGAGTGCAATCAGACCTGAAGAAATTAGCTCGCTCATCAAAGAGCGCATCGCTAATTATAAAGCTGAGATCGAAATCGCTGACGTAGGTACGGTTATCACTGTTGGTGACGGTATTGCGCGCGTACATGGTTTGGAAAAAGCAATGGCCGGTGAGCTTCTTGAGTTCCAAAACGGCGTTATGGGTATGGTACTCAACTTGGAAAGCGATAACGTAGGGGTAATTATCCTTGGAGCTTTCCGTGACATTAAAGAAGGTGACACGGTTAAACGTACGGGCCGTGTAATGGAAGTACCAGTAGGGGAAGCGCTATTAGGTCGCGTAGTTAACCCACTTGGTCAACCTATTGACGGACTAGGTCCAATTGCGACTACGGAATTCCGTCCTATCGAGAACAATGCTCCTGGTGTAATGGCGCGTAAATCAGTTCATGAGCCATTGCAAACAGGTATTAAAGCTATTGACTCCATGGTACCGATCGGTCGTGGTCAGCGTGAGTTGATCATCGGTGACCGTCAAACAGGTAAAACATCTGTTGCTTTGGATGCCATTATCAATCAAAAAGGTAACGGTATGATTTGTATCTACGTTGCTATTGGTCAAAAGCAATCTACAGTTGCTGGCGTGGTGGAAACACTACGTAAGCATGGTGCTCTTGATTATACAATCATTGTTTCCGCTACAGCTTCTGATCCAGCTCCATTGCTGTATCTAGCTCCTTATGCGGGTGTAACAATGGGTGAGTACTTCATGTACAAGGGCGGACATGTTCTGTGTATTTATGATGACTTATCTAAACAAGCGGCAGCTTATCGTGAGTTGTCCCTGTTGCTTCGCCGTCCTCCAGGTCGTGAGGCGTATCCTGGTGACGTATTCTACTTGCATTCCCGCTTGTTAGAGCGTGCAGCGAAACTATCTGATGAATTGGGAGCTGGTTCTCTAACAGCACTTCCTTTCATCGAAACACAAGGTTCTGACGTATCTGCATACATTCCAACGAATGTTATCTCTATCACAGATGGACAGATCTTCTTGGAAACTGATTTGTTCAATGCAGGTCAACGTCCAGCGGTTAACGCAGGTATCTCTGTATCCCGTGTAGGTGGTTCCGCACAGATTAAAGCAATGAAAAAAGTAGCAGGTCCACTTCGTTTGGACTTGGCACAATATCGTGAGTTGGCTGCGTTCGCGCAGTTCGGTTCCGACTTGGATAAAGCAACACAAGCTCGTTTGACTCGTGGTGAGCGCGTTGTTGAAATCCTAAAACAACCTGCATACCAACCAATGCCTGTTGAAAAGCAAATTATCTCTATCTTCGCTGCCACAAAAGGCTTCCTAGATGAAATTGCTGTGGAAGACGTTCGTCGTTTCGAAAAAGAATTGCTTGCATTCATCGACTCCAATAAACCACAGTTGTTCGAACATATCCGTACAACAAACGAATTACCGGATGAGAAAGAATTAGGAGCAGCGATCGAGGAGTTTAAAAAAGGCTTTGCTCAAAGCCGTTAA